Proteins encoded in a region of the Nonomuraea helvata genome:
- a CDS encoding TetR/AcrR family transcriptional regulator: MRTRDRIIDAAEQAIREFGIAGATTKRIAQQAGCSEALLYKHFAGKEALFLAVLLERLPALGPALARLRLGTGQGDLAANLTEFALTALEFYRKAAGIASGVLADPSLLSGFRTMLAERQAGPHLPIQALAEILRAEQRGGRLDEAADADAAAAMLMGACFHRANLSSFVDLLDEDEPWAAAIARTLVRK; the protein is encoded by the coding sequence ATGCGCACACGCGATCGCATCATCGACGCCGCCGAGCAGGCCATACGGGAGTTCGGCATCGCGGGCGCCACCACCAAGCGCATCGCCCAGCAGGCCGGCTGTTCGGAGGCGCTGCTCTACAAGCATTTCGCCGGCAAAGAGGCGCTCTTCCTCGCGGTCCTGCTGGAGCGGCTGCCCGCACTCGGCCCCGCCCTGGCGCGGCTGCGCCTCGGCACCGGCCAGGGCGACCTGGCCGCGAACCTCACCGAGTTCGCGCTGACGGCCCTGGAGTTCTACCGCAAGGCCGCGGGCATCGCCTCCGGCGTGCTGGCCGATCCGTCGCTCCTGTCGGGGTTCAGGACCATGCTGGCCGAGAGGCAGGCGGGGCCGCATCTGCCGATCCAGGCGCTGGCCGAGATCCTGCGGGCCGAGCAGCGCGGCGGCCGGCTCGACGAGGCGGCCGACGCCGACGCCGCCGCGGCGATGCTGATGGGCGCCTGCTTCCACCGGGCGAACCTGTCCTCCTTCGTCGATCTCCTCGACGAGGACGAGCCCTGGGCCGCCGCGATCGCGCGCACGCTGGTCAGGAAGTGA
- a CDS encoding FAD-dependent oxidoreductase: MDKPVIVTVDDDPGVSRAVARDLRRRYGQEYRIVRAEAAAEGIEAVKQMRLRGDDVAAILADYRMPQMNGVQFLEAAMDMYPYARRVLLTAYADTDAAIQAINVVDLDHYLLKPWDPPEEKFYPVIDGQLDAWMRTDRVERSELRVVGDRWSAHSYKIRDFLARNHVPYRWMLAEDPEGAQLVKAAGEGCHLPLVVTAEGTTLESPDQGTLAMAVGLSTTPATDFYDLIVVGGGPAGLGAAVYGASEGLRTVMVEAYSSGGQAGQSSRIENYLGFPDGVSGQQLADRARRQALKFGAELLTARKVVSLEARGQARVVGFKDGGEIAAHAVILATGVTYRRLEAPGLDEFVGRGVFYGAALTEAPSCQDGEVYIVGAANSAGQAAVYLAGFASKVHLLVRGDGLEKSMSHYLIEQIGALPNIEVHLQTEVVGGEGDDHLERLTLSTKGETRTVDAQWLFVFIGAEPYTTWLGETIERDEKGFVLTGPDLVQGGRRPRNWPLRREPYFLETNVPGVLAAGDVRAESIKRVASAVGEGAMAVALVHRYLEKQ; the protein is encoded by the coding sequence ATGGACAAGCCGGTCATCGTTACGGTGGACGACGACCCGGGCGTCTCGCGGGCGGTGGCTCGTGACCTGAGACGCCGCTATGGCCAGGAATACCGGATTGTCCGCGCCGAAGCGGCCGCGGAAGGCATCGAGGCCGTCAAGCAGATGCGCCTGCGAGGCGACGACGTGGCGGCCATCCTGGCCGACTACCGCATGCCGCAGATGAACGGCGTGCAGTTCCTCGAGGCCGCCATGGACATGTATCCGTACGCGCGCAGGGTGCTGCTGACGGCCTACGCCGACACCGACGCCGCGATCCAGGCCATCAACGTGGTGGACCTCGACCACTATCTGCTCAAGCCGTGGGACCCGCCGGAGGAGAAGTTCTATCCGGTGATCGACGGCCAGCTCGACGCCTGGATGCGCACGGACCGGGTCGAGCGGTCCGAGCTGCGGGTGGTGGGCGACCGGTGGTCGGCGCACTCGTACAAGATCCGCGACTTCCTGGCCCGCAACCACGTGCCGTACCGGTGGATGCTGGCGGAGGACCCGGAGGGCGCGCAGCTGGTGAAGGCCGCAGGAGAGGGCTGCCATCTGCCGCTGGTGGTGACCGCCGAGGGCACCACGCTGGAGTCGCCCGACCAGGGCACGCTGGCCATGGCGGTGGGCCTGTCGACCACCCCGGCCACGGACTTCTACGACCTGATCGTGGTGGGCGGCGGCCCGGCCGGGCTCGGCGCGGCCGTCTACGGCGCCTCGGAGGGGCTGCGGACCGTGATGGTCGAGGCGTACTCATCGGGCGGCCAGGCGGGGCAGAGCTCCAGGATCGAGAACTACCTGGGCTTCCCCGACGGCGTCTCGGGGCAGCAGCTCGCCGACCGGGCGCGCAGGCAGGCGCTGAAGTTCGGGGCGGAACTGCTGACCGCGCGCAAGGTGGTCTCCCTGGAGGCACGCGGCCAGGCGCGGGTGGTCGGGTTCAAGGACGGCGGGGAGATCGCGGCACACGCGGTGATCCTGGCGACCGGCGTCACCTACCGCCGTCTGGAGGCGCCGGGGCTGGACGAGTTCGTCGGCCGGGGCGTCTTCTACGGCGCGGCCCTGACCGAGGCGCCCTCCTGCCAGGACGGCGAGGTCTACATCGTCGGGGCGGCCAACTCGGCCGGACAGGCAGCGGTCTACCTGGCGGGATTCGCGAGCAAGGTCCATTTGTTGGTGAGGGGTGATGGTTTGGAGAAGTCCATGTCTCACTACCTCATCGAGCAGATAGGCGCGCTCCCCAACATCGAGGTGCACCTCCAGACGGAGGTCGTCGGCGGCGAGGGCGACGACCACCTCGAGCGGCTGACGCTCTCGACCAAGGGCGAGACCCGCACGGTGGACGCGCAGTGGCTGTTCGTGTTCATCGGGGCCGAGCCGTACACGACCTGGCTGGGCGAGACGATCGAGCGCGACGAGAAGGGGTTCGTGCTGACCGGTCCCGACCTGGTGCAGGGCGGGCGGCGGCCGCGTAACTGGCCGCTGCGGCGCGAGCCGTACTTCCTGGAGACGAACGTTCCCGGGGTGCTGGCCGCGGGCGACGTACGCGCTGAGTCGATCAAGAGAGTGGCCTCCGCCGTCGGCGAGGGCGCGATGGCCGTCGCGCTCGTGCATCGCTACCTGGAGAAGCAATGA
- a CDS encoding ATP-binding protein gives MSTTNVDIDELRKLFLFERLTDEQLTKLANSGQVRTFAQEEVILRQGDPAECFAVLLDGEIQMINETVSAGTVAMPRTSQPGVYGGATSAYLGDRAPQTYQHTLRATAPTRMFLLPAKKFAYIVAEWFPMAMHLLDGMLSGGRFQREAIDRRQRLTALGTITAGLTHELNNPAAAAVRAASELRTLVRTSRLQLAQLAEAGIPPEKLRALIEWQEACTNNLGKLPQRTPLEISDAEDELGEALDDLGVDDAWELAPALVNAGFSNKELEKVRGKVGEEQTPAALHWLAGAIEISQMLREVTEATERITSLINSAKQYSQMDRAPFQQVDLHDLLDSTIAIFRGKIPPGISVVTDYDRTLPLIPCYAGELNQVWTNLIHNALDAMGEVGTLTIRTAHDEDEAIVEVGDTGPGVPEAIKERIFEPFFTTKSVGQGTGLGLDISYRIVAGRHGGEIKVRSAPGETWFEVRLPLREPVPVA, from the coding sequence ATGAGCACCACAAATGTGGACATCGATGAACTGCGCAAGCTCTTCCTCTTCGAGCGGCTGACCGACGAGCAGCTCACCAAGCTGGCCAACAGCGGTCAGGTGCGGACGTTCGCCCAGGAGGAGGTGATCCTCCGGCAGGGCGACCCGGCCGAGTGCTTCGCGGTGCTGCTCGACGGCGAGATCCAGATGATCAACGAGACGGTCAGCGCCGGGACCGTGGCGATGCCCCGCACGTCGCAGCCGGGCGTCTACGGCGGCGCCACCAGCGCCTACCTGGGCGACCGGGCGCCGCAGACCTACCAGCACACGCTGCGGGCCACCGCGCCGACGCGGATGTTCCTGCTGCCGGCCAAGAAGTTCGCCTACATCGTGGCCGAGTGGTTCCCGATGGCGATGCACCTGCTCGACGGCATGCTGTCGGGCGGACGGTTCCAGCGCGAGGCCATCGACCGGCGGCAGCGGCTGACCGCGCTCGGCACCATCACGGCCGGGCTCACGCACGAGCTGAACAACCCGGCCGCGGCGGCCGTGCGCGCGGCGAGCGAGCTGCGCACGCTGGTCAGGACCTCGCGACTGCAGCTCGCCCAGCTCGCCGAGGCCGGCATCCCGCCGGAGAAGCTGCGCGCGCTGATCGAGTGGCAGGAGGCCTGCACGAACAACCTGGGCAAGCTGCCGCAGCGCACCCCGCTGGAGATCTCCGACGCCGAGGACGAGCTGGGCGAGGCCCTGGATGACCTCGGCGTCGATGACGCCTGGGAGCTGGCTCCCGCGCTGGTCAACGCCGGGTTCTCGAACAAGGAGCTGGAGAAGGTCCGCGGCAAGGTGGGCGAGGAGCAGACTCCCGCCGCGCTGCACTGGCTGGCCGGGGCGATCGAGATCTCGCAGATGCTCCGCGAGGTGACCGAGGCCACCGAGCGCATCACGTCGCTGATCAACTCGGCCAAGCAGTACTCGCAGATGGACCGGGCGCCGTTCCAGCAGGTGGACCTGCACGACCTGCTCGACAGCACGATCGCGATCTTCCGCGGGAAGATCCCGCCGGGCATCAGCGTGGTCACCGACTACGACCGCACGCTGCCGCTCATCCCCTGCTACGCGGGCGAGCTCAACCAGGTGTGGACGAACCTCATCCACAACGCGCTCGACGCGATGGGCGAGGTGGGCACGCTGACGATCCGCACCGCGCATGACGAGGACGAGGCGATCGTCGAGGTCGGCGACACCGGCCCCGGCGTGCCCGAGGCGATCAAGGAACGCATCTTCGAGCCGTTCTTCACGACGAAGAGCGTGGGCCAGGGCACCGGTCTCGGCCTCGACATCTCCTACCGGATCGTGGCCGGACGGCACGGCGGGGAGATCAAGGTCCGCTCGGCGCCGGGCGAGACGTGGTTCGAGGTGCGCCTGCCGCTGAGGGAGCCCGTCCCGGTCGCCTGA
- a CDS encoding AbgT family transporter — translation MSASETMTGSRSLNALLRVLSGIERLGNRLPHPFWLFIVLSALLALVSWGLSAAGVSAVNPASGKTVVAKNLLSADGVRMMVEGVVENYTAFPPLGTILVVMLGVAVAERSGLLAAVLRSGVSKVSPKWVTFALAFTGMVAHVASDAAYVVLIPLGALAFRAVGRSPILGIVVAFVSISAGYDASPLVTPVDAILSGLTTAAAHTVDPAYTVTPLANYFFSLASSLVLAATITLVTERVLARRVESIPVDPDAPDDDLGSLALSAEERRGLRAASIALVAFVIVIVAAVLPAGSPLRGKGGSIVQSPLLTSIAVFLALAFLAAGWAYGKAAGTVAGSRDIPGFMAHGLREMAPILVLFFAISQFLAYFKWTGIGEIIAIGGADLLKSAGVSGPVVFLGILLVVTLINLVVTSGSAQWALVGPVFVPMLMLLSIPPETTQALYRIADSCTNAITPMSPYFVMALGFLQRYRRTAGIGTLASMTIPLSLTLLVVWTVLFFVFWWLGIPLGPG, via the coding sequence ATGAGCGCCTCCGAGACGATGACGGGTTCGCGTTCCCTCAACGCGCTGCTCCGCGTGCTGAGCGGGATCGAACGCCTGGGCAACCGGCTGCCGCACCCGTTCTGGCTGTTCATCGTCCTGAGCGCGTTACTGGCGCTGGTGAGCTGGGGCCTGTCGGCGGCCGGTGTGTCGGCGGTCAACCCGGCTTCCGGCAAGACCGTCGTGGCCAAGAACCTGCTGTCCGCCGACGGCGTGCGGATGATGGTCGAGGGCGTGGTCGAGAACTACACCGCGTTCCCCCCGCTGGGCACGATCCTGGTCGTCATGCTCGGCGTCGCCGTCGCCGAGCGCTCCGGGCTCCTGGCGGCCGTGCTGCGGTCCGGAGTGTCGAAGGTGTCGCCGAAGTGGGTCACGTTCGCCCTGGCCTTCACGGGTATGGTGGCGCACGTGGCCTCCGACGCCGCGTACGTGGTGCTCATCCCGCTCGGCGCGCTGGCCTTCCGCGCAGTGGGGCGCAGCCCGATCCTGGGCATCGTGGTGGCGTTCGTGTCGATCTCGGCGGGTTACGACGCCAGCCCGCTGGTCACCCCGGTGGACGCCATCCTGTCGGGGCTGACCACGGCCGCCGCGCACACCGTCGATCCGGCCTACACGGTCACGCCGCTGGCCAACTACTTCTTCTCGCTGGCCTCCTCTCTGGTGCTGGCGGCCACGATCACGCTCGTGACCGAACGCGTGCTGGCCCGCCGGGTCGAGTCGATCCCGGTCGATCCCGACGCCCCCGACGACGACCTGGGCTCGCTGGCGCTCAGCGCGGAGGAGCGCCGCGGGCTGCGGGCCGCGTCGATCGCGCTCGTGGCGTTCGTGATCGTGATCGTGGCGGCCGTGCTGCCCGCCGGGTCGCCGCTACGCGGCAAGGGCGGCAGCATCGTGCAGTCGCCGCTGCTGACCTCGATCGCGGTCTTCCTGGCGCTGGCGTTCCTGGCCGCCGGGTGGGCGTACGGGAAGGCCGCGGGCACGGTCGCGGGCAGCCGGGACATCCCCGGCTTCATGGCCCACGGGCTGCGCGAGATGGCGCCGATCCTCGTGCTGTTCTTCGCGATCTCGCAGTTCCTGGCGTACTTCAAGTGGACCGGCATCGGCGAGATCATCGCCATCGGCGGCGCGGACCTGCTGAAGTCGGCCGGGGTGAGCGGGCCCGTGGTCTTCCTGGGCATCCTGCTCGTGGTCACGCTGATCAACCTGGTGGTCACCAGCGGCTCGGCCCAGTGGGCGCTGGTCGGGCCGGTCTTCGTGCCGATGCTGATGCTGCTGAGCATCCCGCCGGAGACCACCCAGGCCCTCTACCGCATCGCCGACTCGTGCACCAACGCGATCACGCCGATGAGCCCGTACTTCGTGATGGCACTCGGCTTCCTCCAGCGCTACCGGCGCACGGCGGGCATCGGCACACTCGCCTCGATGACCATCCCGCTCTCGCTCACCCTGCTCGTCGTCTGGACAGTGCTGTTCTTCGTGTTCTGGTGGCTGGGCATCCCGCTCGGCCCCGGCTGA
- a CDS encoding M20 family metallopeptidase: MLITDWTRQALAAMLDDLRAAVELETHSYDKVMLVKGLRAIRALAVEHLGTPDEEVLHDGGSHGDILELTYEGTAPGTVLVLCHYDTVWPTGTLAEWPFALVDGKATGPGVFDMKTGLVQAIWALRGLRELGLPHPGVRFLFNGDEEIGSPTSRPYIEDASEDALASLVFEASLDGALKTARKGVGLFNVSVTGVEAHAGLNPDAGASAIHALAEIVTTLARAGSREHGTTVNVGLITGGTGRNVAAGQASCGIDVRVTDPTEMGRIDDVFATLKVSDPRVSISATGDWNRPPMTPNAASRRLFKEAREVAAGFGWLLEEASVGGASDGNFVSALGRPVLDGMGAVGDGAHARHEHVLVEHIPERTALTMGLITALA, translated from the coding sequence GTGTTGATCACCGACTGGACCCGGCAGGCCCTTGCGGCCATGCTCGACGACCTCAGGGCCGCCGTGGAGCTGGAGACCCACAGCTACGACAAGGTCATGCTGGTCAAGGGGCTGCGGGCGATCCGCGCCCTGGCCGTCGAACACCTCGGCACACCGGACGAGGAGGTGCTGCACGACGGCGGTTCGCACGGGGACATCCTGGAGCTGACCTACGAGGGCACCGCGCCGGGGACCGTGCTCGTGCTCTGCCACTACGACACCGTCTGGCCGACGGGGACGCTGGCCGAGTGGCCGTTCGCGCTGGTGGACGGCAAGGCCACGGGGCCGGGCGTGTTCGACATGAAGACGGGTCTCGTGCAGGCGATCTGGGCGCTGCGCGGGCTGCGTGAGCTGGGGCTGCCGCATCCGGGCGTGCGGTTCCTGTTCAACGGGGACGAGGAGATCGGCAGCCCGACCTCGCGCCCGTACATCGAGGACGCGAGTGAGGACGCGCTGGCGAGCCTGGTCTTCGAGGCGTCACTCGACGGCGCGCTCAAGACCGCCCGCAAGGGCGTGGGGCTGTTCAACGTGAGCGTCACCGGGGTGGAGGCGCACGCCGGGCTCAATCCGGACGCGGGCGCCAGCGCGATCCACGCCCTGGCCGAGATCGTCACCACGCTGGCCCGGGCCGGCTCCCGGGAGCACGGGACCACCGTGAACGTCGGGCTGATCACCGGCGGGACCGGGCGCAACGTGGCGGCCGGGCAGGCCAGCTGCGGCATCGACGTGCGCGTGACGGACCCGACGGAGATGGGACGGATCGACGACGTGTTCGCCACTCTGAAGGTGTCGGACCCGCGGGTGTCGATCTCCGCCACCGGCGACTGGAACCGGCCGCCCATGACGCCCAACGCGGCCTCGCGGCGGCTGTTCAAGGAGGCGCGGGAGGTGGCGGCCGGGTTCGGGTGGCTGCTGGAGGAGGCGTCGGTGGGTGGCGCCAGCGACGGGAACTTCGTCTCCGCGCTGGGGCGGCCGGTGCTGGACGGGATGGGCGCCGTGGGGGACGGCGCGCACGCGCGGCACGAGCACGTGCTGGTGGAGCACATTCCGGAGCGTACGGCGCTGACGATGGGGCTGATCACGGCGCTCGCCTGA
- a CDS encoding FAD-dependent monooxygenase has protein sequence MTDTVLIAGAGPTGLALAIHLALHDIPVRVIDAAAGPATTSRALGLQPRGVEVLERVGALGDLPQRSQSSLNMSYNEGSRTVLRLHVGQAVADQPKQALLISQAEVEGTMRDRLAQVGGHVEWGTRLVAARQDDTSVTATVQTTDGAEHHIETHWLIGCDGAHSTVRKLAGIGFPGRKLLERLLMVDVRAQWPLDKNGSTTWMEAGHMLSVTALPDDIWRVFTEPPSDLPDQLSEREITDRVLSEFSRRSGVALDTVTDIRWASEFRIHRRLADAYRRGRILLAGDAAHIQSPTGGQGQNTGLGDAENLAWKLVLVARGRADHRLLDTYEGERRPLARKVLRATSTAVDIMLPHDPWKRLLRDKVVLPVVRLPAVQRRLWLAASQLGISYRGGPLASASHRWMPGLRPGDRMPDLACRRLDGGRTTLHAAICGRWAVLAADPDITARHAAAAAAQLGADLVVGLTPVEPDAHDVVLIRPDGHIGWRGRPAPDKLTTWLNQVLWPA, from the coding sequence GTGACTGACACCGTACTCATCGCGGGCGCCGGCCCCACCGGGCTGGCCCTGGCCATCCACCTGGCATTACACGACATCCCCGTGCGCGTCATCGACGCCGCCGCCGGCCCCGCCACCACCTCGCGGGCCCTCGGCCTGCAACCACGCGGCGTCGAGGTCTTGGAACGCGTCGGCGCGCTCGGCGACCTGCCGCAGCGCTCCCAGTCCTCGCTCAACATGTCCTACAACGAGGGATCACGCACCGTGCTGCGCCTTCACGTCGGCCAAGCCGTCGCCGACCAGCCGAAACAGGCACTGCTGATCTCGCAGGCCGAGGTCGAGGGCACGATGCGCGACCGCCTGGCCCAAGTGGGCGGCCACGTGGAGTGGGGCACCCGGCTGGTGGCAGCTCGGCAGGACGACACGAGCGTCACTGCCACCGTCCAGACGACCGACGGCGCCGAGCACCACATCGAGACCCACTGGCTGATCGGCTGTGACGGCGCGCACAGCACCGTACGCAAGCTCGCCGGCATCGGCTTCCCCGGCCGCAAACTCCTCGAACGCCTGCTGATGGTCGACGTGCGGGCCCAGTGGCCGTTGGACAAGAACGGCAGTACGACCTGGATGGAGGCCGGTCACATGCTGTCGGTCACCGCTCTGCCGGACGACATCTGGCGGGTGTTCACCGAACCGCCATCGGACCTGCCGGACCAGCTGTCCGAACGCGAGATCACCGACCGGGTGCTGAGCGAGTTCTCCCGCCGCAGTGGCGTCGCCCTCGACACGGTCACGGACATCCGCTGGGCCTCGGAGTTCCGCATCCACCGCCGGCTGGCCGACGCCTACCGGCGCGGCCGGATCCTGCTGGCCGGCGATGCGGCGCACATCCAGAGCCCGACCGGCGGCCAGGGACAGAACACCGGGCTGGGTGACGCGGAAAATCTGGCCTGGAAGCTGGTGCTGGTCGCCCGCGGCCGCGCCGACCATCGGCTGCTCGACACCTACGAGGGCGAACGACGGCCGCTGGCCCGCAAAGTCCTCCGCGCCACCAGCACCGCCGTGGACATCATGCTGCCGCACGACCCCTGGAAACGACTGCTGCGCGACAAGGTCGTCCTGCCGGTCGTCCGCCTGCCCGCAGTGCAGCGCCGGCTGTGGCTGGCCGCCTCCCAACTCGGCATCAGCTACCGGGGAGGACCGCTGGCCTCTGCCTCGCACCGGTGGATGCCCGGGCTGCGACCAGGCGATCGGATGCCCGACCTCGCCTGCCGGCGTCTCGACGGAGGCCGCACCACGCTCCACGCCGCGATCTGCGGACGCTGGGCGGTGCTCGCCGCCGACCCGGACATCACCGCCCGCCACGCCGCGGCCGCCGCCGCACAACTGGGCGCCGACCTGGTCGTCGGGCTCACGCCGGTGGAGCCGGACGCGCACGACGTGGTGCTGATCCGCCCCGACGGGCACATCGGTTGGCGTGGTCGTCCGGCACCCGACAAACTGACGACATGGCTGAACCAGGTGCTGTGGCCGGCGTAG
- a CDS encoding TetR/AcrR family transcriptional regulator: MAEPGAVAGVERHGRPRDPENDAAILNAALDLLIERGAAGTSIEAVAQRAGVAKLTVYRRWRSKEDLLMAALEHARNPDMDEAPAGRTIDELVTSTAELLSRPRFRALIARVIGASVDYPKLVTAYTERYLRPRLDALAEIARQAIDAGHFPPHTDPGVIHDILAGSIGSVLLQHEQDVTAAQVESRLQALLRHIGYRP; the protein is encoded by the coding sequence ATGGCTGAACCAGGTGCTGTGGCCGGCGTAGAACGCCACGGCCGTCCCCGCGACCCGGAAAACGACGCCGCCATCCTTAACGCGGCGTTGGACCTGCTGATCGAGCGCGGCGCGGCGGGCACCAGCATCGAAGCGGTCGCCCAACGCGCCGGCGTGGCGAAACTGACCGTCTACCGGCGCTGGCGCTCCAAAGAGGACCTCCTGATGGCCGCGCTGGAGCACGCCCGCAACCCCGACATGGACGAGGCCCCGGCTGGGCGGACGATCGACGAGCTGGTCACGTCCACCGCCGAGCTCCTCAGCCGGCCCCGCTTCCGCGCGCTGATCGCGCGGGTCATCGGCGCCTCGGTGGACTACCCGAAACTTGTGACCGCCTACACCGAGCGTTATCTCCGGCCACGGCTGGACGCTCTGGCGGAGATCGCGCGGCAGGCCATAGACGCCGGCCACTTCCCGCCCCACACCGACCCCGGCGTCATCCACGACATCCTGGCCGGCTCGATCGGCTCCGTCCTTCTCCAGCATGAGCAGGACGTGACCGCGGCGCAGGTCGAGAGTCGGCTGCAGGCCCTCCTGCGCCACATCGGATACCGGCCTTGA
- a CDS encoding ROK family transcriptional regulator codes for MKTATPSMARAINDRLALDLLLEHGPLTAPQLRTLTGLSRPTVSDLIERLMAGGLIEVTGEAGEDRRGPNARLYGLVADRAHVAGVDVRRDAVNVTVADITGRVVSEARTTIGARADLAALVAKVVGDAVGRRALDTVVVGAPGLVDPRAGELVSPNDVPGWRRGTMASLRERLDVPVILENEVNLAAVAELRTGAASGSEDFVLLWLDDGVGAAVVLGGRLRRGVSGGAGEIGFLDVGGVAFCDLVNSEVIPGLDRDELARRIARGAFAYATLLDPGLVVLGGTTGHEGGDELARLVAGHLRELAPAPTEVRASTVKGNAVLQGAVLTALDLARDHVFG; via the coding sequence GTGAAGACCGCGACCCCTTCCATGGCCCGAGCGATCAACGACCGGCTGGCGCTCGACCTGCTGCTGGAGCACGGGCCGCTGACCGCGCCGCAGCTCCGCACGCTGACCGGGCTGTCCAGGCCCACCGTGTCCGACCTGATCGAACGGCTCATGGCAGGCGGCCTCATCGAGGTCACAGGCGAGGCCGGCGAGGATCGACGGGGACCGAACGCGCGCCTGTACGGGCTCGTGGCGGACCGGGCACACGTGGCGGGGGTGGACGTACGGCGCGACGCGGTCAATGTCACGGTCGCGGACATCACCGGGCGCGTGGTCAGCGAGGCCAGGACGACGATCGGCGCGCGAGCCGACCTGGCGGCCCTCGTCGCGAAGGTGGTCGGTGACGCGGTGGGGCGGCGTGCACTGGACACGGTCGTGGTCGGCGCGCCGGGGCTGGTCGATCCGCGTGCCGGGGAGCTGGTGTCGCCCAACGACGTGCCCGGCTGGCGGCGCGGCACGATGGCGTCCCTACGCGAACGCCTGGACGTGCCGGTGATCCTGGAGAACGAGGTCAACCTCGCCGCCGTCGCCGAGCTCCGCACCGGAGCCGCCTCCGGCAGCGAGGACTTCGTGCTGCTCTGGCTGGACGACGGCGTGGGGGCCGCGGTCGTGCTCGGCGGGCGGCTGCGCCGGGGGGTGTCGGGCGGCGCGGGGGAGATCGGGTTCCTGGACGTGGGCGGCGTGGCGTTCTGCGACCTGGTGAACAGCGAGGTCATACCGGGCCTCGACCGGGACGAGCTGGCCCGGCGGATCGCCCGGGGAGCCTTCGCCTACGCCACCCTCCTCGACCCCGGGCTCGTCGTGCTCGGCGGCACGACCGGCCATGAGGGCGGGGACGAGCTGGCGAGGCTGGTCGCCGGACACCTGCGGGAGCTCGCCCCTGCGCCGACCGAGGTCCGCGCCAGCACGGTCAAGGGCAACGCGGTCCTCCAGGGTGCCGTGCTGACCGCCCTGGACCTGGCCCGCGACCACGTGTTCGGCTGA
- a CDS encoding MFS transporter: MSPHRAIAAVFAAHGAVAGSLSTRLPWIQEHLHLSPGTLGLALLCPSIGAFVGMPTAGRLAYRFGNRAATRVLLALWCAGLALPALSPSPVWLFGAFLLFGAAAGMCDVAMNAHAVLLERQLGRSIMSGLHGTWSIGSLAAGGLGALAAHAGIDARLHLGAMSLALLLLGAAAGRGLLPDSAMAGSVREAPAPRRFALPTGAILVIGLVGFCATFAEGASSNWAAVYLTAVTDAGPGLAAAGYTVFMLCMAGTRLLGDRVIRRLGPVATVRTGGAVAAVGGALVVAARTPALAIAGFALVGLGVAVIVPLVFAAAGNAGTTPGEGVAGVATITYLSGLIAPAVTGGVAGALSYPTAFALITGVVVLLTLLAPVLRPSPTSQPEGALRVNA, from the coding sequence ATGAGCCCTCATCGTGCCATCGCGGCCGTCTTCGCCGCGCACGGCGCAGTCGCCGGCAGCCTGTCCACGCGCCTCCCCTGGATCCAGGAGCACCTGCACCTCAGCCCCGGCACCCTCGGCCTCGCGCTGCTGTGCCCGTCGATCGGCGCCTTCGTGGGCATGCCGACGGCCGGCCGCCTCGCCTACCGCTTCGGCAACCGGGCCGCCACGCGCGTCCTCCTCGCGCTGTGGTGCGCGGGCCTGGCCCTGCCCGCGCTCTCACCGTCGCCCGTGTGGCTGTTCGGGGCGTTCCTGCTGTTCGGGGCGGCGGCGGGCATGTGCGACGTCGCGATGAACGCGCACGCCGTCCTCCTCGAACGGCAGCTGGGCCGCTCGATCATGTCGGGGCTGCACGGCACGTGGTCCATCGGCAGCCTGGCCGCCGGCGGTCTCGGCGCCCTGGCCGCCCACGCGGGCATCGACGCCCGGCTCCACCTCGGGGCCATGTCGCTCGCGTTACTTCTCCTCGGCGCGGCAGCCGGCCGCGGCCTGCTGCCCGACAGCGCGATGGCCGGTTCCGTGCGTGAGGCGCCCGCGCCGCGGCGCTTCGCGCTCCCCACGGGCGCGATCCTGGTCATCGGGCTGGTCGGGTTCTGCGCGACGTTCGCCGAGGGCGCCAGCTCCAACTGGGCCGCCGTCTACCTCACGGCCGTGACCGACGCCGGTCCGGGGCTGGCCGCCGCCGGATACACCGTCTTCATGCTCTGCATGGCGGGCACGCGGCTGCTGGGCGACCGGGTCATCCGCCGGCTCGGCCCGGTGGCGACCGTCAGGACGGGCGGGGCGGTCGCGGCGGTCGGCGGCGCCCTCGTGGTCGCGGCCCGCACGCCGGCCCTCGCCATCGCCGGGTTCGCCCTGGTCGGACTGGGGGTGGCGGTGATCGTTCCCCTGGTGTTCGCGGCGGCGGGCAACGCGGGCACGACTCCGGGCGAGGGCGTGGCCGGCGTGGCGACGATCACGTACCTGTCGGGGCTGATCGCCCCCGCCGTGACGGGCGGGGTCGCGGGCGCGCTCAGCTATCCCACCGCATTCGCGCTGATCACCGGCGTGGTCGTGCTGCTGACGCTGCTCGCCCCGGTCCTGCGCCCCTCCCCTACTTCTCAGCCAGAAGGAGCACTCCGTGTCAACGCCTAG